The following coding sequences are from one Vicugna pacos chromosome 11, VicPac4, whole genome shotgun sequence window:
- the LOC140699911 gene encoding ral guanine nucleotide dissociation stimulator-like 1, which yields MICAAETDPRPGSPRAAEATSGPDCRTAAEIAPRPMPLLARRGRPRLGRRLSSRSRDRALPQPRLSRRGRERPPPRLSPPRLSPPHLSPPGRGRPTLQLPQQLSVPDCEGGREMESSRICAHEQEDVTLDSTHGTGQGLVHGDPRSTSLQEAQVPHESSRTQDALRGGAGPSGSGDEAYRAWSLQRHRLEKLVAKLVPAVLGGHPSYLNTFLGNYRTFATAQQVLDHLFRRYGCVLPVMEEDGGPLHQLKQAMASILGTWMFQYPGDFHQPPEFPCLKMVVAYVELSMPGSDLEQQAHLLLAQLEQLELPEADSDAPAPEPAGETPLGGEPAPALLPATAPEPEPEPEPEPEPEPEPEQRDALSCEAAASSLLSAVDPGPSSGPPSALPETPPLKLSH from the exons ATGATCTGCGCAGCGGagaccgacccccgccccggctctccccgcgcggcAGAGGCCACCTCCGGACCAGACTGTCGGaccgcagccgagatcgcccctCGCCCCATGCCCCTGCTCGCCCGGCGCGGCAGACCCCGCCTCGGGAGGAGACTGTCCAGCCGCAGCCGAGATCGCGCCCTGCCCCAACCCcggctttcccggcgcggccgagaacgacccccgcCACGGCTCTCCCCGCCACGGCTCTCCCCGCCCCATCTCTCCCCGCCAGGCCGAGGCCGCCCCACACTCCAGCT ACCTCAACAGCTGAGCGTGCCCGACTGCGAGGGAGGCCGGGAAATGGAGTCCAGCCGCATCTGTGCCCACGAACAGGAGGACGTGACCTTG GACTCCACACACGGGACGGGACAGGGCCTGGTCCACGGAGATccccgctccacctccctgcaggaggcgcaGGTGCCCCACGAGAGCAGCAGAACCCAGGACGCGCTCAGG gggggagctggaccatcagggagcggggatgaggcctacagggcttggagcctccagcgacacaggctggagaagctggtggcaaagctggtgCCTGCCGTTCTGGGCGGGCACCCCTCctatttgaatacatttctggGCAATTATCGAACTTTTGCCaccgcccagcaggtgctggaccatctgttccgaag atacggatgcgtcctccctgttatggaagaggacgggggacccctgcaccagctgaaaca ggccatggcctccatcctgggcacctggatgTTCCAGTACCCAGGCGatttccaccagcctccagaattcccaTGCCTGAAGATGGTTGTCGCTTATGTAGAgctcagcatgcctggctcagacctggagcagcaggcccacctcctcctggcacagctggagcaactggaactcccagaggcagacagtgatg caccagccccagaacccgctggggaaacccctctgggtggagagccagctccagctctcctgcctgcgacagcgccagagccagagccagagccagagccagagccagagccagagccagagccagagcagagggacgcACT gtcctgtgaggcagcggcctcctccctcttgtctgctgtggacccagggcccagctcagggcctccatCAGCACTCCCTGAGACCCCACCCTTG AAATTGAGCCACTGA